In the Aliarcobacter cryaerophilus genome, one interval contains:
- a CDS encoding fumarate reductase iron-sulfur subunit: protein MSAQKGREITISVLKYNPRSKVSKPHFVEFKLEETPGMTLFIALNLIRENYDADLSFDFVCRAGICGSCGMMVNGKPALACRTLIANYPTGKLQLMPMPAFELIKDLSVNTGKWMDAMSKRVESWIHTNEEVDISKMEQRVDPKVANDTFELDRCIECGICVASCGTMLMRPNFVGPVGLNRIARFDIDPHDNRTAEDFYELVGDDDGVFGCMSLMACEDHCPKHLPLQNKIAYLRRKLVALR, encoded by the coding sequence AGAGAAATTACAATTTCAGTTCTTAAATATAATCCTAGAAGTAAGGTTTCAAAACCTCACTTTGTAGAGTTTAAGCTAGAAGAGACTCCAGGTATGACTCTTTTTATTGCATTAAACTTAATTAGAGAAAACTATGATGCTGATTTATCTTTTGACTTCGTATGTAGAGCTGGAATTTGTGGAAGCTGTGGAATGATGGTAAATGGAAAACCTGCACTTGCTTGTAGAACACTAATTGCAAACTATCCAACAGGAAAATTACAATTAATGCCTATGCCTGCATTTGAACTAATCAAAGATTTATCAGTAAACACAGGTAAATGGATGGATGCTATGAGCAAAAGAGTTGAATCATGGATTCATACAAATGAAGAAGTTGATATTTCAAAAATGGAGCAAAGAGTTGATCCAAAAGTAGCAAATGATACATTTGAATTAGATAGATGTATTGAGTGTGGTATTTGTGTTGCTTCTTGTGGAACAATGCTAATGAGACCAAACTTTGTTGGACCAGTTGGATTAAATAGAATTGCAAGATTTGATATAGATCCACATGATAATAGAACTGCTGAAGATTTCTATGAGTTAGTTGGAGATGATGATGGAGTATTTGGTTGTATGTCATTAATGGCTTGCGAAGACCATTGTCCAAAACATTTACCACTACAAAATAAAATTGCTTACTTAAGAAGAAAATTAGTAGCACTGAGATAG
- a CDS encoding dynamin family protein produces MSLSNDYFLLYHGISFQKNLELEPLDVILDDNTFTIFALIISANRKNYDKYLNLNSFKKLCEQINIKTPSNINEFHNIQNSIVELIHEKSSKNLITTLIESFEYLNNQNILNTEGFKKLISLFENKNIEDSDLEHIKKMESDSKTPFKDLKVIIENTLIDLKKELKSKEILIELEDINSYMNNQKFSIGITGVMNAGKSTMLNALMGKEILGSAVVPETANLTIVKHNPTDNAKVFYWNKKEWQKIEDSANSLESMRDFVDETNRVFGENLKNYVQETSRFDEVDINDLKSYTSAEHSAKKCNLVKYVELGSNLKFLSDGIEIVDTPGLDDPVIQREEITKEYISKCDMMMHLMNVSQSATLKDVEFIIDAVLYQNISKLLVVITRADTVSKKNLDEVIQYTKTSIQRQLKAQNKDSQLDHILNTIKFIPISGYMALLHRTGREKEALEAGFTLEDTGILEIENYLMESLFGTSSAKGDLVIQSAKTQINRVLEKQIGFNNYELTLLNKSKDELEIELKEFNKKKDANKRVLYSMSEDINYYKNDAKSYIDSLETFLQSELLELQNIIKQRVVNDTRYSLEKTKKRPENARVKVIVETAIKDGIIDVIRDYRYKFIKKSQTIGEQCEQKYHDLGFLIGHKNENFDARGFFQEDFKSGFLTSNNEIMVNQIIVAVASAKEGKLNELDRNIEEIVKNQFKTIEDDIKTKAKKVSSLLIENFFDTLNAPLKEFEQRLINEEATLQEKISTFEDNEKNKAELSINLHKNIKKLENIMLNIKGLK; encoded by the coding sequence ATGAGTTTATCAAATGACTACTTTTTGTTGTACCACGGTATTAGCTTTCAAAAAAATTTAGAGCTTGAGCCTCTTGATGTAATTTTAGATGATAACACTTTTACAATATTCGCATTAATTATTAGTGCCAATAGAAAAAACTATGATAAATATTTAAATTTAAACTCTTTCAAAAAACTTTGTGAGCAAATAAATATTAAAACTCCATCAAATATAAATGAGTTTCACAATATACAAAACAGTATTGTTGAATTAATTCATGAAAAAAGTTCTAAAAATTTAATTACTACTTTAATTGAGTCATTTGAGTATTTAAATAATCAAAATATACTAAATACAGAAGGTTTTAAAAAACTAATATCACTGTTTGAAAATAAAAATATAGAAGATAGTGATTTAGAACATATAAAAAAGATGGAAAGTGATAGTAAAACTCCATTTAAAGATCTAAAAGTTATTATTGAAAATACTTTAATTGATTTAAAAAAAGAGCTAAAAAGCAAAGAAATTTTAATAGAACTTGAAGATATAAACTCTTATATGAATAATCAAAAGTTCTCTATTGGAATAACAGGTGTTATGAATGCAGGAAAATCTACAATGCTAAATGCACTTATGGGAAAAGAGATTTTAGGGAGTGCCGTTGTTCCTGAGACCGCAAATTTGACTATTGTAAAACATAATCCAACTGATAATGCAAAAGTTTTCTATTGGAATAAGAAAGAGTGGCAAAAAATTGAAGATAGTGCAAATAGTTTAGAAAGTATGAGAGATTTTGTAGATGAAACAAATAGAGTTTTTGGTGAAAATCTAAAAAATTATGTACAAGAAACTTCAAGATTTGATGAAGTTGATATAAATGATTTAAAATCTTACACTTCAGCAGAACATAGTGCAAAAAAATGTAATCTTGTAAAATATGTTGAGCTAGGTAGTAATCTTAAATTCTTAAGTGATGGTATAGAAATAGTTGATACTCCAGGTCTTGATGACCCTGTTATTCAAAGAGAGGAGATTACAAAAGAGTATATTAGCAAATGTGATATGATGATGCATCTTATGAATGTATCACAAAGTGCAACTTTGAAAGATGTTGAGTTTATTATAGATGCTGTTTTATATCAAAATATTTCAAAACTTTTAGTTGTAATTACAAGAGCTGATACAGTAAGTAAAAAAAATCTAGACGAAGTTATACAATATACTAAAACTTCAATACAAAGGCAACTAAAAGCTCAAAATAAAGACTCTCAATTAGATCATATTTTAAATACTATAAAATTTATTCCAATATCAGGCTATATGGCACTTTTACATAGAACAGGAAGAGAGAAAGAGGCACTAGAAGCTGGTTTTACATTGGAAGATACAGGAATTTTAGAGATAGAAAATTATCTAATGGAGAGTCTATTTGGAACTTCTTCTGCTAAAGGAGATTTAGTAATTCAATCAGCAAAAACTCAAATTAATAGAGTTTTAGAGAAACAAATAGGATTTAATAACTATGAGCTAACTTTATTAAATAAATCAAAAGATGAGCTTGAAATAGAGTTAAAAGAGTTTAACAAGAAAAAAGATGCAAATAAAAGAGTACTTTATTCTATGAGTGAAGATATAAATTATTATAAAAATGATGCAAAATCATATATTGACTCTTTAGAAACATTTTTACAAAGTGAATTATTAGAACTTCAAAATATAATAAAACAAAGAGTTGTAAATGATACTAGATACTCTTTAGAAAAAACAAAAAAAAGACCAGAAAATGCTAGAGTAAAAGTTATTGTTGAAACTGCAATTAAAGATGGAATTATTGATGTTATAAGAGATTATCGATATAAATTTATAAAAAAATCTCAAACTATAGGCGAACAATGTGAACAAAAATATCATGACTTAGGTTTTCTAATTGGACATAAAAATGAAAACTTTGATGCTAGAGGATTCTTTCAAGAAGATTTTAAAAGTGGTTTTTTAACATCAAACAATGAAATTATGGTTAATCAAATAATAGTAGCTGTAGCAAGTGCAAAAGAAGGAAAATTAAACGAGCTTGATAGAAATATTGAAGAAATAGTAAAAAATCAATTTAAAACTATTGAAGATGATATTAAAACTAAAGCAAAAAAAGTTAGTTCACTATTAATTGAAAACTTTTTTGATACTTTAAATGCTCCTCTAAAAGAGTTTGAGCAAAGATTAATAAATGAAGAGGCAACTCTTCAGGAGAAAATTTCAACATTTGAAGATAATGAGAAAAACAAAGCTGAATTATCTATAAATTTACACAAAAATATAAAAAAACTTGAAAATATTATGTTAAATATAAAAGGATTAAAATAA
- a CDS encoding dynamin family protein produces the protein MSANFNILKNFASEYHENNSIKEIVYEDGLVGEIQKTIDKLLDEKFYPSIQFQTILNKQLKRARYPMEVAITGQFSAGKSTFLNALLSRNILPTGITPVTSKVNFINYGEDFKLKITYYSGATEFAPIESIADFTDQRKDEMQNIKYLTLYAPMPILKDISFVDTPGLNSQSQSDTDVTKRVLKDVGGIIWLTLIDNAGKLSEAQVLEEYMQHFKNKSLCVLNQKDKLTPEQVETTTNYVKDKFGKYFAKVVPISAIKALEGRAKEKDILIEDENINLLSELKKELLSSDIENNNNIEKLLSEHKNRIKTIKLTDTTLNTKLLEDSNIQEVLDFIETTIRPQASEAKEFAIKKDLRNFCDILVKEYETIIKVYDALVEILESCEPRVLEAFDNIYKKYSKELFTIYNSLESVMEKIAHETFKNIKRKKSTRFEASKSLFGEKIEKFDFETFWVDSDAIYKALFYDDQTVDKMFKRSMKLLKNVELDTDESFREVFRIVKNDIVKWQENYELIRKNREIASDIEFSNTRHFAAKVYENVIRFFYKAILENISALRKKFAYFNGALSYSYIQTTQATIAHFEQQIVESEELYKKEPSRFSINCPREDEIVAKLKANFGFEKIEDFLTSKRNYLFKIIKYSKEQYLEINKDRILFVKDKKEQFITKIEDLEKIKNEI, from the coding sequence ATGAGTGCAAATTTTAACATTTTAAAAAATTTTGCTAGTGAATATCATGAAAACAACTCAATAAAAGAGATAGTATATGAAGATGGTCTAGTTGGTGAAATTCAAAAAACGATAGATAAACTTTTAGATGAAAAATTCTATCCATCAATTCAGTTTCAAACAATTTTAAATAAACAATTAAAAAGAGCTAGATATCCTATGGAAGTTGCAATTACTGGACAATTTAGTGCTGGAAAATCTACATTTTTAAATGCCCTACTCTCAAGAAATATTTTACCAACTGGAATTACTCCAGTTACCTCTAAAGTAAATTTTATAAATTATGGTGAAGATTTTAAACTTAAAATTACATACTACTCTGGAGCAACAGAGTTTGCACCAATAGAAAGTATTGCTGATTTTACAGATCAAAGAAAAGATGAGATGCAAAACATAAAATATCTTACTCTTTATGCTCCAATGCCTATTTTAAAAGATATATCTTTTGTTGATACTCCTGGTCTTAACTCTCAATCACAAAGTGATACAGATGTTACAAAAAGAGTTTTAAAAGATGTTGGAGGAATTATTTGGTTAACACTTATTGATAATGCTGGAAAACTATCAGAAGCACAAGTTTTAGAAGAGTATATGCAACACTTTAAAAATAAATCTTTGTGTGTTTTAAATCAAAAAGATAAACTAACTCCTGAGCAAGTAGAAACAACTACAAACTATGTAAAAGATAAATTTGGTAAATATTTTGCAAAAGTTGTGCCAATTTCTGCAATTAAAGCATTAGAAGGAAGAGCAAAAGAGAAAGATATTTTAATAGAAGATGAAAATATAAATCTTTTATCTGAGTTAAAAAAAGAGCTTTTATCTAGTGATATTGAAAATAATAACAACATAGAAAAACTTTTATCTGAACATAAAAATAGAATAAAAACTATAAAATTAACTGATACAACACTTAATACAAAACTTTTAGAAGACTCAAATATTCAAGAGGTTTTAGATTTTATTGAAACTACTATTAGACCACAAGCTTCTGAAGCAAAAGAGTTTGCTATAAAAAAAGATTTAAGAAATTTTTGTGATATTTTAGTAAAAGAGTATGAAACAATAATAAAAGTTTATGATGCTTTAGTTGAAATTTTAGAGTCTTGTGAACCTAGAGTTCTTGAAGCTTTTGATAATATCTATAAAAAATATTCAAAAGAACTGTTTACAATCTATAACTCTCTAGAGAGTGTAATGGAGAAAATTGCACATGAAACATTTAAAAATATAAAAAGAAAAAAATCTACAAGATTTGAAGCTTCAAAATCACTATTTGGTGAAAAAATCGAAAAATTCGATTTTGAAACATTTTGGGTAGATAGTGATGCTATTTACAAAGCTTTATTTTATGATGATCAAACTGTTGATAAAATGTTTAAAAGATCAATGAAGCTACTTAAAAATGTTGAATTAGATACTGATGAATCTTTTAGAGAAGTTTTTAGAATAGTAAAAAATGATATTGTAAAATGGCAAGAAAACTATGAGCTTATAAGAAAAAATAGAGAAATTGCATCTGATATTGAGTTTTCAAATACAAGACACTTTGCTGCAAAAGTTTATGAAAATGTTATAAGGTTTTTCTATAAAGCAATTTTAGAAAACATTTCAGCTTTAAGAAAAAAGTTTGCATATTTTAATGGTGCATTATCTTATTCATATATTCAAACAACACAAGCAACTATTGCTCATTTTGAACAACAAATAGTAGAAAGTGAAGAGTTATACAAAAAAGAGCCTAGTAGATTTTCTATAAATTGTCCAAGAGAAGATGAGATAGTTGCAAAATTAAAAGCAAATTTTGGTTTTGAAAAAATAGAAGATTTTTTAACTTCAAAAAGAAACTATCTATTTAAAATTATAAAATACTCAAAAGAGCAATATTTAGAGATAAATAAAGATAGAATACTTTTCGTAAAAGATAAAAAAGAGCAATTTATAACAAAAATAGAAGATCTTGAAAAAATTAAAAATGAGATATAA
- a CDS encoding beta-ketoacyl-ACP synthase III produces MKYAAFRSIGAYIPSKIMTNADFEKIIDTNDEWITKRTGIKERRIAEDNEASSDLGAKAAEVAIKRANISKDEIDLIICATVTPDFLCMPSTACLIASKLDIKDVMAFDVSAACTGFVYILNIAKAFIESGLKKNVLIVGAEKYSSILNYEDRTTCFIFGDGAGAAIISATDDKSEAIIDISCSSDGTYEDLIKTTGGGSKHPCSQEVVDAKMACITMKGNETFKLAVKTLTSDVVKILEKHNLSNKDITHFIPHQANYRIIKAVGEALNISDEQTVVTVDKYGNTSAASIPMAMNYAFEQGRIKAGDTVLFDAFGGGLTWGCALFKFSPKK; encoded by the coding sequence ATGAAATATGCGGCTTTTAGGTCAATTGGTGCTTATATTCCATCAAAAATAATGACTAATGCAGATTTTGAAAAAATAATTGATACAAATGATGAGTGGATTACAAAAAGAACAGGTATAAAAGAGAGAAGAATAGCTGAAGATAATGAAGCATCTTCTGATTTAGGTGCAAAAGCTGCAGAAGTTGCAATAAAAAGAGCAAATATTTCTAAAGATGAGATAGATTTAATAATTTGTGCAACAGTTACACCAGATTTTTTATGTATGCCTTCAACTGCTTGTTTGATTGCTTCAAAATTAGATATAAAAGATGTTATGGCTTTTGATGTAAGTGCTGCATGTACAGGTTTTGTATATATTTTAAATATTGCAAAAGCTTTTATTGAATCAGGTTTAAAGAAAAATGTTTTAATAGTTGGAGCCGAAAAATATAGTTCAATTTTAAATTATGAAGATAGAACAACTTGTTTTATATTTGGAGATGGCGCAGGTGCCGCAATAATTAGTGCTACAGATGATAAAAGTGAAGCAATAATTGATATTAGTTGTTCTAGTGATGGAACTTACGAAGATTTAATTAAAACTACTGGTGGTGGAAGTAAACATCCATGTAGTCAAGAGGTTGTAGATGCAAAAATGGCTTGTATCACTATGAAAGGGAATGAGACTTTTAAGCTTGCTGTTAAGACATTGACTTCGGATGTTGTAAAAATTTTAGAAAAACATAATCTTTCAAATAAAGATATTACTCATTTTATTCCTCATCAAGCAAATTATAGAATTATAAAAGCTGTTGGTGAAGCTTTAAATATAAGTGATGAACAAACTGTTGTAACAGTTGATAAGTATGGAAATACATCAGCTGCATCAATTCCAATGGCTATGAATTATGCTTTTGAGCAAGGTAGAATTAAAGCTGGAGACACTGTACTGTTTGACGCATTTGGTGGTGGACTAACTTGGGGATGCGCACTATTTAAGTTTTCACCTAAAAAATAG
- the plsX gene encoding phosphate acyltransferase PlsX, with protein MIKIAIDAMGGDFGPEPIIEGLILAIRNNNNFTAIAVGDKEQLSKLIPPTFNDRIEILDTKDVISMHDSATDALKRKESTIYKAIELVKDGKADAVVSAGHSGASMSLATLKIGRLKGVSRPAIATLMPTSENQNTLVLDVGANVDSDAKNLFQFAIMGQAYAQVVLRLDEPIIGLLSNGEEESKGNEVTKEAYKLISKVPNFAGNVEGNDIFKGTVDVVVCDGFVGNILLKTAEGVADTISKIMKKDLKRSLISIAGAVLMRKVFKNLKLKVDYAEYGGAPLLGVKAPVIISHGKSNPKAIKNAIFQAINSASSNLDSVIEQRLEKYLINESSSKEPTL; from the coding sequence ATGATAAAAATAGCAATAGATGCAATGGGAGGGGACTTTGGTCCCGAACCAATAATAGAAGGACTTATTCTAGCCATTAGAAACAATAACAATTTTACAGCTATAGCTGTAGGAGATAAAGAACAACTTTCAAAACTTATCCCACCTACATTTAATGATAGAATAGAGATTTTGGATACAAAAGATGTTATTAGTATGCATGATAGTGCAACTGATGCTCTAAAAAGAAAAGAGTCAACTATTTATAAAGCAATAGAGTTAGTAAAAGATGGTAAAGCAGATGCTGTTGTATCAGCTGGTCACTCTGGAGCTTCTATGTCTTTAGCTACATTAAAAATCGGAAGATTAAAAGGTGTTTCAAGGCCTGCCATTGCAACACTTATGCCCACGAGCGAAAATCAAAATACTTTAGTATTAGATGTTGGTGCAAATGTAGATAGTGATGCGAAAAACTTATTCCAATTTGCAATTATGGGTCAAGCTTATGCGCAAGTTGTGCTAAGACTTGATGAACCAATAATTGGACTATTAAGCAATGGAGAAGAAGAGAGCAAGGGAAATGAAGTAACTAAAGAGGCTTATAAGTTAATTTCTAAAGTTCCTAACTTCGCTGGAAATGTTGAAGGAAATGATATCTTCAAAGGAACAGTAGATGTTGTTGTTTGTGATGGCTTTGTAGGTAATATCCTACTAAAAACAGCTGAGGGCGTTGCTGATACTATTAGTAAAATTATGAAGAAAGATTTAAAAAGATCTCTTATATCAATAGCTGGTGCAGTTTTAATGAGAAAGGTTTTTAAAAATCTTAAATTAAAAGTTGATTATGCAGAGTATGGTGGTGCTCCACTTCTTGGAGTAAAAGCACCAGTGATAATATCCCATGGTAAATCAAATCCAAAAGCTATAAAAAATGCAATTTTTCAAGCAATTAATAGTGCTAGCTCAAATTTAGATTCTGTAATTGAGCAAAGATTAGAGAAATATTTAATAAATGAAAGTAGTAGTAAAGAACCTACTCTTTAA
- the rpmF gene encoding 50S ribosomal protein L32 has protein sequence MAVPKRRVSHSRSAMRRTHYKVALKRPVKDSDGSWKMPHMVNPNTGEYKN, from the coding sequence ATGGCAGTACCAAAAAGAAGAGTATCTCATTCAAGATCAGCAATGAGAAGAACTCATTATAAGGTTGCATTAAAAAGACCAGTAAAAGATAGTGATGGTTCTTGGAAAATGCCTCATATGGTTAACCCAAACACTGGTGAATACAAAAACTAA
- the ndk gene encoding nucleoside-diphosphate kinase, protein MERTLSIIKPDAVAKNVVGKILDRFESAGLRIAATKKLQLSKADAEAFYAVHAARPFFKDLVEFMISGPVVVSVLEGVNAMAKNRDLMGATNPKEAAAGTIRADFADSIDANAVHGSDSLENAAIEIDFFFAQREIC, encoded by the coding sequence ATGGAAAGAACATTATCGATAATAAAACCAGATGCAGTTGCAAAAAATGTAGTTGGTAAAATTTTAGATAGATTTGAAAGTGCTGGATTAAGAATTGCAGCTACAAAAAAACTACAATTAAGCAAAGCTGATGCTGAAGCTTTTTATGCAGTTCATGCAGCTAGACCTTTCTTTAAAGATTTGGTTGAATTTATGATTAGTGGACCTGTTGTAGTTTCAGTTTTAGAAGGTGTTAACGCAATGGCAAAAAATAGAGATTTAATGGGTGCAACAAACCCTAAAGAAGCTGCAGCTGGAACAATTAGAGCAGATTTTGCAGATTCAATTGATGCAAATGCAGTACATGGAAGTGACTCTTTAGAAAATGCAGCTATTGAAATTGATTTCTTTTTTGCACAAAGAGAAATTTGTTAA
- a CDS encoding DUF362 domain-containing protein: MAVKITDICISCDACLDECPVGAIVDNDDNPTGEDVYYVYKDKCVECVGHNDAPACADACPTEGCIVWDEVGSSKIEKEDRGEVGEPVVE, encoded by the coding sequence ATGGCAGTAAAGATTACTGATATTTGTATTAGCTGTGATGCATGTTTAGATGAGTGTCCAGTTGGAGCAATAGTAGATAATGATGATAACCCAACGGGTGAAGATGTATATTATGTGTATAAAGATAAATGTGTAGAGTGTGTTGGTCACAATGATGCTCCAGCATGTGCAGATGCATGTCCTACTGAGGGTTGTATAGTTTGGGATGAAGTTGGTTCTAGCAAGATAGAAAAAGAGGATAGAGGAGAGGTTGGAGAACCTGTAGTAGAGTAA
- a CDS encoding peroxiredoxin encodes MLVTKKAPDFTATAVLADGSISEDFNLYKNIGKNGAVLFFYPLDFTFVCPSEIIAFSNRIKEFEDRGIQVIGCSVDSQFSHFAWRETPVENGGIGRVKYPLVADITKQISKDYDVLFGDSVALRGSFLIDKDGTVRHAVINDLPLGRNIDEMIRMVDTMLFTNEHGEVCPAGWSKGDEGMKADKSGVAEYLAKHSSDL; translated from the coding sequence ATGTTAGTAACAAAAAAAGCTCCAGATTTTACAGCTACAGCTGTTTTAGCAGATGGTTCAATTTCAGAAGATTTTAACTTATATAAAAATATCGGAAAAAATGGTGCTGTACTATTTTTCTACCCATTAGACTTTACTTTTGTTTGTCCATCAGAAATTATTGCGTTTTCAAATAGAATTAAAGAGTTTGAAGATAGAGGAATCCAAGTAATTGGTTGTTCTGTTGATTCTCAATTCTCACACTTTGCATGGAGAGAAACTCCAGTTGAAAATGGTGGAATTGGAAGAGTTAAATATCCATTAGTTGCAGATATTACAAAACAAATCTCAAAAGATTATGATGTTTTATTTGGTGATTCAGTTGCATTAAGAGGTTCTTTCTTAATTGATAAAGATGGAACAGTAAGACATGCAGTTATTAATGATTTACCACTTGGAAGAAACATTGATGAGATGATTAGAATGGTTGATACTATGCTATTTACAAATGAGCATGGTGAAGTTTGTCCAGCTGGTTGGTCAAAAGGTGACGAAGGAATGAAAGCTGATAAATCTGGTGTTGCTGAATATTTAGCTAAACACTCTTCTGATTTATAA
- the rho gene encoding transcription termination factor Rho → MEESKEDLKSKNSKKTRTHIPVDGYKIEQLRELPIETLIDIANDLDVENPQELKRQDLMFMILASQIDAGGFILFTGILEIKDGGFGFLRAIDGNFSDTSNDSYVSATQIKKFALRTGDIVTGQVRPPNKDSEKYNALLKIEAINYLPVKDSKNRPLFDNLTPLYSTTKFKFEYDSQKLTGRVLDLFAPMGKGQRSLIVAPPKTGKTELLKELAHAISKNHPEVTLMVLLIDERPEEVTDMQRSVKGEVYSSTFDLPAQNHVRVAEIVIEKAKRLVEMKKDVVILLDSITRLARAYNTVTPSSGKVLSGGVDANALHKPKRFFGAARNIEEGGSLTIISTALIDTGSKMDEVIFEEFKGTGNSEVVLSRNASNKRVYPAIDIVKSGTRKEELLLTPDILQKTWILRNAMSEMDEVDVLKFLYPKMQKTKNNDDFFASMNE, encoded by the coding sequence ATGGAAGAGTCAAAAGAAGATTTAAAATCAAAAAATAGTAAAAAAACAAGAACTCATATACCAGTAGATGGATATAAAATAGAGCAGCTAAGAGAACTTCCAATTGAAACTCTAATCGACATAGCTAATGATTTAGATGTTGAAAACCCACAAGAATTAAAAAGACAAGATTTAATGTTTATGATACTTGCTTCTCAAATAGATGCAGGTGGATTTATTCTTTTTACTGGTATTTTAGAGATAAAAGATGGTGGATTTGGTTTTTTAAGAGCAATTGATGGAAACTTTTCTGATACTTCAAATGACTCTTACGTAAGTGCTACTCAAATTAAAAAATTTGCACTAAGAACTGGAGATATTGTAACAGGACAAGTAAGACCACCAAACAAAGATAGTGAAAAATATAATGCGCTACTTAAAATTGAAGCAATAAATTATCTACCAGTAAAAGATTCTAAAAATAGACCTCTATTTGATAATTTAACTCCTTTATATTCAACTACAAAATTTAAATTTGAATACGATTCACAAAAATTAACTGGAAGAGTTTTAGATCTTTTTGCTCCTATGGGTAAAGGTCAAAGAAGTTTAATTGTAGCTCCTCCAAAAACTGGTAAGACGGAACTTTTAAAAGAGTTAGCTCATGCAATAAGTAAAAATCACCCAGAAGTTACATTAATGGTTTTATTAATTGATGAGAGACCTGAAGAGGTAACTGATATGCAAAGAAGTGTTAAAGGTGAAGTTTATAGCTCTACTTTTGACTTACCAGCTCAAAACCATGTTAGAGTTGCTGAAATAGTTATTGAAAAAGCAAAAAGACTTGTAGAGATGAAAAAAGATGTTGTAATTTTACTTGATTCTATTACAAGATTAGCAAGAGCTTATAATACTGTAACACCATCATCTGGAAAAGTTCTTTCAGGTGGAGTTGATGCAAATGCTCTACACAAACCAAAAAGATTTTTTGGAGCAGCAAGAAATATTGAAGAGGGTGGAAGTCTTACAATTATTTCAACAGCACTTATTGATACTGGTTCAAAAATGGACGAAGTTATTTTTGAAGAGTTCAAAGGAACTGGAAACTCTGAAGTAGTTCTTAGTAGAAATGCATCAAATAAAAGAGTTTATCCTGCTATTGATATTGTAAAATCAGGAACTAGAAAAGAAGAGCTTCTTTTAACTCCTGACATTTTACAAAAAACTTGGATTTTAAGAAATGCTATGAGTGAAATGGATGAAGTAGATGTTTTAAAATTCTTATATCCAAAAATGCAAAAAACAAAAAATAATGATGACTTTTTTGCTTCAATGAACGAATAA